The uncultured Roseibium sp. genome contains a region encoding:
- the hflX gene encoding GTPase HflX: MLEPVLFQRREGAESELRGNRSPEARLEEAVGLSAAINLDIVSSGVVKISNPKPATLFGEGKVSELAGIVQAEDVDLVVVDHPLSPIQQRNLERRLTTKVIDRTGLILEIFGDRARTKEGKLQVDLAHLTWQKSRLVRSWTHLERQRGGVGFMGGPGETQIESDRRQIQDRITALQKQLEGVRRTRDLHRKKRKKIPQPTVALVGYTNAGKSTLFNRLTKADVFAKDLLFATLDPTLRKITLPHGREVILSDTVGFISDLPTHLVAAFRATLEEVLEADLILHVRDISHPDTDAQAEDVKKTLEDLGVSPQTGAPIIEVWNKIDCLDPAYRDKLLAEQGSEGPISLSALTGEGIDQLYNRIDTFMAEKDDTFTVALPVSAGELLAQLYQLAEVLDRKDGEETIQAIVRVSDKQRGPFRAKFKAYLDNQSA, encoded by the coding sequence ATTCTGGAGCCGGTGCTATTTCAGCGCCGGGAAGGTGCGGAATCCGAATTACGCGGCAACCGCAGCCCGGAAGCACGCCTGGAAGAAGCCGTCGGACTGAGTGCGGCCATCAATCTGGACATCGTCTCCTCCGGCGTCGTCAAAATCAGCAATCCGAAGCCCGCGACCCTGTTCGGCGAAGGCAAGGTGTCCGAGCTTGCCGGCATCGTTCAGGCTGAGGACGTCGACCTGGTCGTCGTCGATCATCCGTTATCACCGATCCAGCAACGAAATCTTGAGCGCCGTTTGACGACCAAGGTTATCGACCGGACTGGCCTTATCCTGGAAATTTTCGGTGACCGGGCCCGCACCAAGGAAGGCAAGCTTCAGGTCGATCTCGCCCATCTGACCTGGCAGAAAAGCCGGCTGGTCCGCTCCTGGACCCACCTGGAACGCCAGCGCGGCGGTGTCGGCTTCATGGGCGGCCCGGGCGAAACCCAGATCGAGTCCGACCGCCGTCAGATCCAGGACCGCATTACCGCTCTGCAGAAGCAGCTCGAAGGCGTGCGCCGGACCCGCGATCTGCACCGCAAGAAACGCAAGAAAATCCCCCAACCCACCGTGGCGCTCGTCGGCTACACCAACGCCGGCAAGTCGACCCTGTTCAACCGTCTGACCAAGGCGGACGTCTTTGCCAAGGATCTCCTGTTCGCAACCCTCGATCCGACCTTACGCAAGATCACGCTGCCACATGGGCGCGAGGTGATCCTGTCCGATACGGTGGGGTTCATTTCCGATCTGCCGACCCATCTGGTCGCCGCCTTCCGGGCAACCCTGGAAGAGGTGCTGGAAGCAGATCTGATCCTCCACGTGCGCGATATTTCACACCCGGACACCGATGCCCAGGCAGAGGACGTGAAAAAGACGCTTGAGGATCTCGGTGTCAGTCCGCAGACCGGCGCGCCGATCATCGAAGTCTGGAACAAGATCGACTGCCTGGATCCGGCGTATCGCGACAAACTGCTCGCCGAACAGGGCAGCGAAGGCCCGATCTCGCTATCCGCTTTGACGGGCGAGGGGATCGACCAGCTTTACAATCGCATCGACACCTTCATGGCGGAAAAGGACGACACCTTCACCGTCGCGCTACCGGTATCCGCGGGTGAATTGCTGGCGCAGTTGTATCAATTGGCAGAGGTGCTGGACCGAAAAGACGGCGAGGAAACCATCCAGGCGATCGTTCGGGTTTCGGATAAGCAACGCGGCCCGTTTCGGGCCAAGTTCAAGGCCTATTTGGATAACCAGTCAGCCTGA
- the hfq gene encoding RNA chaperone Hfq has protein sequence MAERTQNLQDTFLNHVRKQKTPLTIFLINGVKLQGVVTWFDNFCVLLRRDGHSQLVYKHAISTIMPNGPVQLFEPGEDNGEKAGS, from the coding sequence ATGGCTGAGCGCACACAGAACTTGCAGGACACGTTTTTAAATCATGTTCGCAAGCAGAAAACCCCTCTGACGATTTTCCTGATCAACGGCGTGAAGCTGCAGGGCGTGGTCACGTGGTTCGATAATTTTTGCGTCCTGTTGCGTCGGGATGGGCACTCGCAACTGGTTTATAAGCATGCGATTTCCACGATCATGCCGAACGGTCCGGTTCAGTTGTTCGAGCCCGGCGAAGACAATGGTGAAAAGGCAGGAAGCTGA
- a CDS encoding D-amino-acid transaminase: MSRIAYVNGQYVPHKDAAVHVEDRGYQFADGVYEVCEVWKNKIVDLPRHLDRLGRSLDELRIGWPMARKALEFVLAETVRRNKVHDGMVYVQVTRGVSRRDHFFPPEDVAPSIVVTARSASPAAADKQAETGIAVISYPENRWPRVDIKSVALLPNVLAKQNAKESGGKEAWYVDTDGNVTEGGSTNAWIVTKDNKLVTRPAESGILKGITRAALLDLVEREGLSFEERAFSLEEAYDAREAFVTAATTLVMPVVKIDDKVIGNGHPGMVASRLRQLFHTVTDLKAV, translated from the coding sequence ATGAGCAGGATTGCCTATGTAAATGGCCAGTATGTCCCCCACAAGGATGCAGCCGTTCACGTGGAAGACCGTGGCTATCAGTTTGCCGATGGGGTCTATGAAGTCTGTGAAGTCTGGAAAAACAAAATCGTAGACTTGCCACGCCACCTGGATCGCCTCGGCCGATCGCTCGATGAATTGAGGATCGGATGGCCAATGGCGCGCAAAGCGCTGGAGTTTGTGCTTGCGGAAACAGTGCGCCGGAACAAGGTCCATGACGGAATGGTCTATGTCCAGGTAACTCGTGGCGTATCGCGCCGTGACCACTTCTTTCCGCCGGAAGACGTAGCTCCATCGATTGTTGTCACAGCCCGTTCCGCGAGTCCTGCTGCCGCCGACAAGCAAGCGGAAACGGGTATCGCGGTGATTTCCTATCCGGAAAACCGTTGGCCTCGGGTGGACATCAAGTCGGTTGCACTCCTGCCGAATGTTCTGGCCAAACAGAATGCGAAGGAATCCGGTGGCAAGGAAGCCTGGTATGTGGATACCGACGGCAATGTAACCGAAGGCGGATCGACGAACGCGTGGATCGTCACCAAGGACAACAAACTGGTGACCCGGCCGGCGGAATCGGGAATTCTCAAGGGCATTACAAGAGCCGCGCTTCTGGATCTTGTCGAAAGGGAAGGGCTTTCGTTCGAGGAACGCGCATTTTCCCTGGAAGAAGCCTATGACGCTCGAGAAGCTTTCGTGACCGCGGCCACGACACTTGTCATGCCAGTTGTAAAAATTGACGATAAGGTCATCGGCAACGGACATCCCGGAATGGTTGCAAGCCGATTGCGTCAGCTGTTCCATACTGTTACTGATCTAAAGGCAGTATGA
- the trkA gene encoding Trk system potassium transporter TrkA, which yields MKVVICGAGQVGYGIAERLAAEQNDVSVIDSSPKLIKAIGEQLDVRGFVGHGAHPDVLAQAGAGEADMIIAVTLYDEVNMVACQVAHSLFNVPTKVARIRSQSYLQGRWQSLFSRDQMPIDVVISPEIEVGEMVLRRLALPGAVETVRFADDQVVAVGIMCEEDCPVVDTPLRQLTELFPDLGAVVVGIYRNTSLFVPKSSDSLLVGDLAYVVARRDQVRRTLGIFGHEEPEANRVVIAGGGNIGLYVARALETRQRNTKIKMIEASRDRAVAIADELKRSVILNGSALDQTILTEADVGEADTMVALTNEDEVNILASVMAKKLGCRRNLSLLNNPSYPAFASALGIDAFINPRAVTISKILQHVRRGRIRGVHSLQNGVAEVVEAEALDTSPLVGRPLREIDLPSGIRIGAVFRAGKVITPNGDLQIEAKDRIVIFAMANRVRQVEQMFRVSIEFF from the coding sequence ATGAAAGTCGTGATTTGTGGTGCCGGGCAGGTCGGATACGGGATTGCCGAACGCCTTGCTGCAGAGCAGAACGATGTATCCGTCATCGATTCGTCGCCCAAGCTGATCAAGGCGATCGGCGAACAGCTCGATGTCCGCGGTTTTGTCGGTCACGGCGCGCATCCCGATGTTCTGGCCCAGGCCGGCGCTGGCGAGGCCGATATGATCATCGCGGTCACGCTCTACGATGAAGTGAACATGGTCGCCTGTCAGGTCGCCCATTCCCTGTTCAACGTGCCGACCAAAGTCGCCCGAATACGATCCCAGAGCTATCTGCAAGGCCGCTGGCAGAGCCTGTTTTCTCGCGACCAGATGCCGATCGACGTCGTCATTTCGCCGGAAATCGAGGTCGGCGAAATGGTGCTGCGCCGTCTGGCGCTGCCGGGTGCGGTCGAGACCGTCCGTTTTGCGGATGATCAGGTCGTCGCCGTCGGTATCATGTGCGAGGAAGACTGCCCGGTCGTGGATACGCCGCTGCGCCAGTTGACCGAACTTTTCCCGGATCTGGGCGCGGTCGTCGTCGGGATCTACCGGAACACTTCCCTGTTTGTACCGAAAAGTTCGGATTCCCTGCTCGTCGGAGATCTGGCCTATGTGGTCGCCCGCCGGGACCAGGTCCGGCGGACGCTCGGCATTTTCGGCCATGAGGAACCGGAAGCGAACCGTGTCGTCATCGCAGGTGGTGGCAACATAGGCCTTTATGTGGCCCGGGCGCTGGAAACCCGCCAGCGAAATACCAAGATCAAGATGATCGAAGCGTCCCGGGATCGGGCCGTTGCAATTGCCGACGAATTGAAACGCTCGGTGATCCTGAACGGAAGCGCCCTGGACCAGACGATCCTGACAGAAGCGGATGTCGGTGAGGCGGATACGATGGTTGCACTCACCAATGAGGACGAGGTTAATATTCTCGCCTCCGTCATGGCCAAGAAACTGGGATGTCGTCGCAATCTGTCGCTGCTGAACAATCCGAGCTATCCGGCCTTTGCCAGCGCGCTGGGGATCGATGCCTTTATCAATCCGCGGGCCGTCACCATCTCGAAAATTCTCCAGCATGTCCGCAGGGGACGTATCCGTGGCGTCCATTCGCTGCAGAACGGTGTGGCGGAAGTGGTGGAAGCGGAAGCCCTCGACACGTCGCCGCTGGTCGGCCGTCCCTTGCGGGAAATCGATTTGCCGTCCGGAATCCGGATCGGCGCGGTCTTCCGCGCTGGCAAGGTGATCACCCCCAATGGCGACCTTCAGATCGAGGCGAAGGACCGCATCGTCATCTTCGCAATGGCCAATCGCGTGCGTCAGGTCGAACAAATGTTCCGGGTGAGCATCGAATTCTTCTGA
- a CDS encoding sigma-54 dependent transcriptional regulator, giving the protein MAHDILVVDDETDIREMIAGILDDEGFGTRTASDSDTAIAAIKERRPSLVVLDIWLQGSRLDGLALLDVIKETDPDLPVVIISGHGNIETAVSAIKRGAYDYIEKPFKTDRLIHITERALEASSMKREIRELKQRSGDASAIIGESSAANQLRQTIQKIAVTNSRILITGPSGAGKELAARMIHDSSPRAKSPFVVLNAATITPERMEEELFGIEDEAGSLRKVGALEEAHGGTLYLDEIADMPAETQGKILRVLVEQSFSRVGGTTKVQVDIRILSSTAKNLEEHISAGLFRQDLYHRLSVVPLRVPGLAERREDVPILIKHFMEQISAASGIPLRPIGDDAMAVLQTHDWPGNVRQLRNNVERLLILSRGDPDSVITADLLPAEIGSMLPSLPTTGGGEHLMSVPLREAREIFERDYLQAQIKRFDGNISRTAEFVGMERSALHRKLKTLGLS; this is encoded by the coding sequence ATGGCGCATGATATTCTCGTAGTTGACGATGAAACCGATATCCGCGAGATGATCGCCGGCATCCTTGATGATGAAGGCTTCGGAACGCGGACGGCCAGCGATTCCGACACAGCCATTGCGGCGATCAAGGAACGCAGGCCTTCGCTCGTGGTTCTGGATATCTGGCTCCAGGGCAGCCGCCTGGACGGACTGGCTCTCCTTGACGTCATCAAGGAGACGGATCCCGATCTTCCGGTCGTCATTATTTCCGGGCACGGCAACATCGAAACCGCCGTTTCCGCCATCAAGCGCGGTGCCTACGACTATATAGAAAAACCCTTCAAGACAGATCGCCTGATCCATATCACCGAGCGCGCGCTGGAAGCCTCCAGCATGAAACGCGAAATCCGGGAGCTGAAGCAGCGCTCAGGCGATGCATCCGCCATTATCGGAGAGTCCAGCGCCGCAAACCAGTTGCGACAGACCATCCAGAAAATAGCCGTAACCAACAGCCGGATCCTGATCACAGGCCCGTCCGGCGCGGGCAAGGAACTGGCGGCACGCATGATCCACGATTCCTCGCCGCGCGCGAAGAGCCCGTTCGTGGTCCTGAATGCCGCAACGATCACTCCGGAGCGGATGGAAGAAGAACTGTTCGGGATCGAGGATGAAGCCGGCAGTCTGCGTAAGGTCGGCGCCCTCGAAGAGGCACATGGCGGTACCCTCTATCTCGATGAAATTGCGGATATGCCTGCGGAAACGCAAGGAAAGATCCTCCGGGTTCTGGTGGAACAGAGTTTTTCCCGCGTGGGCGGAACAACGAAGGTGCAAGTGGACATCCGTATTCTCTCGTCCACCGCGAAGAACCTGGAAGAGCACATCTCCGCCGGACTATTCCGGCAGGATCTCTATCATCGGCTCAGCGTTGTGCCGTTGCGGGTCCCGGGGCTGGCGGAACGGCGTGAGGACGTGCCGATCCTCATCAAGCATTTCATGGAACAGATTTCGGCCGCGTCCGGGATTCCCTTGAGGCCCATCGGCGATGACGCCATGGCTGTTCTCCAGACCCATGACTGGCCCGGAAACGTCCGCCAGTTGCGCAACAACGTGGAGCGTCTCCTGATCCTGAGCCGCGGAGATCCGGACAGCGTAATCACGGCCGATCTTCTGCCTGCCGAAATCGGGTCCATGCTGCCGAGCCTTCCGACCACGGGGGGCGGCGAACATTTGATGTCCGTTCCGCTGCGCGAAGCCCGGGAAATCTTCGAACGCGACTATTTGCAGGCGCAAATCAAACGTTTCGACGGGAACATCTCGCGCACCGCCGAATTTGTCGGTATGGAACGTTCTGCGCTACACCGTAAGCTCAAAACGCTTGGCCTGTCCTGA
- a CDS encoding PAS domain-containing sensor histidine kinase, whose translation MTLGGLQETAVIKVTGGRLMRRIGLAIMIVALVSIAVTFAILMGLTPIAPTQEVVWIAMLVNGILASCLVLEILLEIYKLWSARRRGKAAARLHVRIVTLFSIIAAVPAILMAILATFTLDKGLDRWFEDRTRRIIDNALVVAQAYLQEHVQVLRAHLIAMGNDVDRAQTVYANEPTRFDSFFSAQASLRGLQAAYILNSDGTVITRIELDPKAKILLPPKNVLAKAARSHVPVMIAPGETNQVGGVMKLAAYDDFYLFITRTMDPRVVDYLRLADDGAKSYRVLEKSRFGVQVAFALVYLGVALILLLSAIWIGFGFANRLVAPIRTLISAADEVSKGNLAVKVETHKSGGDLANLGSTFNKMTGQLLGQRDALLAANEQIDRRRRFNEAVLSGVSTGVIGIDEEGRIMLVNRSAQTLLGIDEIAILNMPLDEVIPQLGEEINKTIQEDSGRSHETQIEMALGGRQRTLNVRITSELSTRREHGYVITIDDITDLVSAQRNSAWADVARRIAHEIKNPLTPIQLSAERIRRRYGKKVEEDRGVFDQCIDTIIRQVGDIGQMVDEFSSFARMRKPSKSQADIRNTVREAAFMQTVGNPDIKITTALPEEPLRATFDARLIGQALTNVIKNAAEAIEGRTSDDPPDGRIHVMLEDAGEQVVISITDNGVGLPEENRQRLLEPYMTTREKGTGLGLAIVRKILEDHGGTIELLDAPDKSLGETGTMVRLTLSKKAEDMIDNNKNEQTDTTDGA comes from the coding sequence ATGACACTTGGAGGCCTCCAGGAGACGGCGGTAATCAAGGTAACTGGCGGCAGACTCATGCGTCGGATCGGGTTGGCGATCATGATCGTCGCCCTGGTTTCCATTGCCGTCACCTTTGCCATTTTGATGGGACTCACCCCCATCGCGCCGACCCAGGAAGTGGTCTGGATCGCCATGCTGGTCAACGGCATTCTGGCGTCCTGCCTCGTCCTCGAAATCCTGCTGGAAATCTACAAGCTGTGGTCCGCAAGGCGTCGGGGAAAGGCCGCCGCACGGCTGCATGTGCGGATTGTTACGCTGTTCAGCATTATAGCAGCGGTTCCGGCGATCCTGATGGCCATCCTTGCCACCTTCACGCTCGACAAGGGCCTCGATCGCTGGTTTGAGGATCGGACCCGACGCATCATCGACAATGCCCTGGTCGTGGCGCAAGCCTATCTGCAGGAGCATGTGCAGGTTTTGCGGGCCCATCTGATCGCCATGGGCAACGACGTGGACCGTGCCCAGACCGTCTATGCCAACGAACCGACCCGGTTTGACTCGTTCTTTTCCGCTCAAGCTTCCCTGCGGGGTCTGCAGGCCGCCTATATCCTGAATTCAGACGGAACCGTCATCACAAGGATAGAACTTGATCCGAAAGCAAAGATCCTGCTCCCCCCCAAGAACGTTTTAGCCAAGGCAGCAAGGTCCCATGTGCCTGTCATGATCGCGCCGGGAGAGACCAACCAGGTCGGCGGCGTCATGAAGCTTGCGGCTTATGATGATTTCTATCTGTTCATCACCCGAACCATGGATCCCCGCGTGGTGGACTATCTGCGGCTCGCTGATGACGGCGCGAAATCCTACAGAGTTCTCGAAAAGAGCCGGTTCGGTGTCCAGGTCGCCTTTGCGCTCGTATATCTGGGCGTAGCGCTGATTCTTCTTCTGTCGGCAATCTGGATCGGGTTCGGCTTCGCCAACCGTCTGGTCGCGCCAATCCGGACGCTCATTTCAGCTGCAGATGAAGTTTCGAAAGGCAATCTCGCGGTCAAGGTCGAAACCCATAAATCTGGCGGGGATCTTGCCAACCTCGGCTCGACCTTCAACAAGATGACCGGGCAGCTTCTGGGTCAGAGGGACGCCCTGCTGGCCGCCAATGAGCAGATCGACCGCCGGCGCAGGTTCAACGAGGCTGTTCTGTCAGGGGTCTCCACCGGGGTCATCGGGATTGACGAGGAAGGCCGGATCATGCTCGTCAACCGCTCGGCCCAGACACTGCTCGGGATCGATGAAATCGCGATCCTCAACATGCCGCTTGATGAGGTCATTCCCCAACTCGGGGAGGAGATCAACAAGACCATTCAGGAAGACAGTGGCCGCTCGCACGAAACACAGATCGAGATGGCTCTGGGTGGGCGCCAGCGGACCTTGAACGTCCGGATCACCAGCGAACTCTCCACGCGCCGTGAACATGGCTACGTTATCACCATCGACGACATTACCGATCTGGTCTCGGCGCAGCGCAATTCGGCCTGGGCCGATGTGGCCCGCAGGATTGCCCATGAAATCAAGAACCCGCTGACGCCGATTCAGTTGTCGGCGGAACGGATCCGCCGCCGCTATGGCAAGAAGGTGGAGGAGGACCGTGGCGTCTTCGATCAATGTATCGACACCATCATCCGACAGGTCGGCGATATCGGTCAGATGGTCGATGAGTTCTCTTCCTTTGCCCGCATGCGGAAACCCAGCAAATCGCAAGCTGACATCCGGAATACGGTACGCGAAGCAGCCTTCATGCAGACCGTTGGCAATCCGGACATCAAGATCACGACGGCCCTTCCGGAAGAGCCCTTGCGTGCGACTTTCGATGCCCGGCTGATCGGTCAGGCGCTGACCAATGTCATCAAGAATGCCGCCGAAGCGATCGAAGGCCGAACGAGCGATGATCCCCCTGACGGACGTATCCATGTGATGTTGGAGGACGCAGGCGAGCAGGTCGTGATCAGCATCACAGACAATGGTGTCGGTTTGCCTGAAGAAAACCGGCAGAGGCTTCTTGAGCCTTACATGACCACCCGCGAAAAGGGCACAGGGCTTGGCCTGGCGATTGTCCGCAAGATACTGGAAGACCATGGCGGAACAATCGAACTGCTGGACGCCCCGGATAAATCCCTTGGGGAGACCGGAACAATGGTGCGCCTCACCTTGTCGAAAAAGGCTGAGGACATGATTGACAACAACAAGAACGAACAGACAGATACGACCGATGGCGCATGA
- the ntrC gene encoding nitrogen regulation protein NR(I), which translates to MPTGTILVADDDAAIRTVLNQALSRAGYTVRLTSNANTLWRWVSSGDGDLVITDVVMPDENIFDVLPRMKKLRPELPVLVMSAQNTFMTAIKASEKGAYEYLPKPFDLKELTSIVSRALEEPKVKKPVEIDDIGEGMPLVGRSPAMQEIYRVLARLMQTDLTVMINGESGTGKELVARALHDYGKRRNGPFVAINMAAIPRDLIEAELFGHEKGAFTGAQVRSSGRFEQADGGTLFLDEIGDMPMEAQTRLLRVLQQGEYTTVGGRTPIKTDVRIIAATNKDLRQLINQGLFREDLYFRLNVVPIRLPPLRERVEDIPDLVRHFFQLAEKEGLPPKQVDQAALNLLRRYRWPGNVRELENLVRRLAALYPQDVIGEALLEHELSQPAVSVLEEEDSENINLGTSVERYLGNYFEQYGESLPPPGLYHRILREVEYPLISAALAATRGNQIKAAELLGVNRNTLRKKIRDLDIQVMRAFR; encoded by the coding sequence ATGCCGACTGGCACCATTCTCGTCGCTGATGATGACGCCGCCATCCGCACCGTGCTCAACCAGGCGCTCTCCAGGGCCGGTTACACCGTTCGCCTGACGTCCAACGCCAACACCCTCTGGCGCTGGGTCAGTTCCGGAGACGGCGATCTCGTCATCACCGATGTCGTCATGCCGGACGAGAACATATTCGACGTTCTGCCGCGCATGAAAAAATTGCGCCCGGAACTTCCGGTCTTGGTCATGAGCGCGCAAAACACGTTCATGACCGCGATCAAGGCTTCGGAGAAGGGGGCATATGAATATCTGCCCAAGCCCTTCGATCTGAAGGAATTGACGAGCATCGTCAGCCGCGCCCTCGAGGAGCCGAAGGTCAAGAAACCTGTCGAAATCGACGATATTGGTGAGGGAATGCCGCTGGTCGGCCGGTCCCCCGCCATGCAGGAAATCTACCGTGTGCTCGCACGGCTGATGCAGACCGATCTGACCGTGATGATCAATGGCGAGTCCGGGACGGGCAAGGAGCTGGTCGCGCGCGCGCTTCACGACTACGGCAAACGGCGCAACGGTCCTTTCGTTGCCATCAACATGGCCGCCATTCCGCGGGACCTGATCGAAGCGGAACTCTTCGGGCACGAAAAAGGCGCCTTCACCGGTGCGCAGGTACGCAGTTCCGGCCGTTTCGAACAGGCCGACGGCGGGACCCTGTTCCTCGACGAGATCGGCGACATGCCGATGGAAGCGCAGACACGATTGCTGCGCGTGTTGCAGCAGGGCGAATACACTACAGTCGGCGGTCGGACCCCGATCAAGACGGATGTCAGGATCATTGCGGCGACCAACAAGGACCTGCGCCAGCTTATCAATCAGGGGCTCTTCCGCGAGGATCTCTATTTCCGACTGAACGTCGTGCCGATCCGGCTCCCGCCGCTTCGGGAACGTGTGGAAGACATCCCCGATCTTGTGCGGCATTTCTTCCAGCTTGCGGAGAAGGAAGGCCTGCCGCCGAAACAGGTGGACCAGGCCGCCCTCAACCTGTTGCGCCGCTACCGGTGGCCGGGCAACGTACGCGAACTGGAAAACCTGGTGCGGCGCCTTGCTGCCCTCTACCCGCAAGATGTCATCGGTGAAGCGCTGCTCGAACACGAACTCAGCCAACCGGCCGTTTCCGTCCTGGAAGAAGAGGATTCCGAGAACATCAATCTCGGGACATCGGTAGAGCGTTATCTCGGCAATTATTTCGAACAGTACGGCGAATCCCTGCCGCCTCCCGGGCTCTATCACCGAATTCTGCGAGAGGTGGAGTACCCATTGATCAGCGCCGCCCTGGCCGCCACCCGCGGCAATCAGATCAAGGCGGCGGAACTTCTGGGCGTCAACAGGAATACCTTGCGCAAGAAAATCAGGGATCTGGACATACAGGTCATGCGCGCATTCCGTTAA
- a CDS encoding nitrogen regulation protein NR(II): MTPQAKAEGRTAALASDGPTILDALPHPVLLVAPDGVIESANMAAEIFMRSSIAFLRRHPISDFVPFGSPLLTLIEQVRERGAPVNEYKVDIGSPRIGAPKIVDINAAPVSDRPGAVVLMFQERTMAEKIDRQLTSRGAARTVTGLAAMLAHEIKNPLSGIRGAAQLLEQSVPDEDRALTRLITDETDRIVKLVDRMEVFSDERPIEREPVNIHVVLDHVKRLADSGFARNIKIIEEYDPSLPPVYANKDQLIQIFLNLIKNASEAIGGDPDGEIRISTAFRPGVRLSVPGTEQKVSLPLEFCVQDNGPGVPEDLLPHMFEPFITTKTNGSGLGLALVAKIIGDHGGVIECDSQPRKTVFRILMPAYTDPDTPVCGTSSTDRND; this comes from the coding sequence ATGACGCCTCAAGCAAAGGCAGAGGGGCGCACCGCGGCCTTGGCAAGCGACGGCCCTACGATCCTGGATGCCTTGCCGCATCCGGTTCTTCTGGTCGCGCCGGACGGCGTTATTGAATCAGCCAATATGGCCGCCGAAATCTTCATGCGGTCCAGTATTGCTTTTCTCAGGCGTCATCCGATCAGCGACTTCGTTCCCTTCGGCAGCCCGCTTCTGACCCTGATCGAGCAGGTGCGCGAACGCGGCGCTCCCGTCAACGAATACAAGGTCGATATCGGATCCCCCCGGATCGGTGCACCGAAGATCGTCGATATCAACGCAGCGCCTGTTTCCGACCGTCCCGGCGCGGTGGTCCTGATGTTCCAGGAACGGACCATGGCGGAAAAGATCGACCGTCAGCTCACGTCGAGGGGCGCGGCCCGGACCGTCACGGGACTGGCCGCCATGCTCGCCCATGAAATCAAGAACCCGCTGTCGGGCATCCGCGGCGCCGCCCAGCTTCTTGAGCAGTCGGTGCCGGATGAAGACCGCGCCTTGACCCGGCTGATCACCGATGAGACCGACCGGATCGTCAAACTCGTCGACCGGATGGAAGTCTTTTCCGACGAACGCCCGATTGAGAGGGAGCCGGTCAACATTCACGTGGTTCTCGATCACGTCAAAAGGCTCGCCGACAGCGGTTTTGCGCGCAATATCAAGATCATCGAAGAATACGACCCGTCATTGCCGCCGGTCTATGCCAACAAGGATCAGTTGATCCAGATTTTCCTCAATCTGATCAAGAACGCCAGCGAAGCGATCGGCGGCGATCCGGATGGAGAAATCCGGATTTCGACCGCCTTCCGTCCCGGCGTCCGCTTGTCCGTGCCGGGAACCGAGCAGAAGGTCAGCCTGCCGCTGGAATTCTGCGTTCAGGACAACGGCCCCGGCGTCCCGGAAGATCTGCTTCCGCATATGTTTGAACCGTTTATCACCACTAAGACCAACGGCTCGGGACTGGGCCTTGCGCTGGTTGCCAAGATCATCGGCGACCACGGCGGTGTGATCGAATGCGACAGCCAGCCGCGCAAGACCGTTTTCCGCATCCTGATGCCCGCCTACACCGACCCGGATACGCCCGTTTGCGGCACGTCCTCCACTGACAGGAACGATTGA